A genomic window from Streptomyces sp. WMMC940 includes:
- a CDS encoding sodium-translocating pyrophosphatase — MAGLFNPTLTEPTSLAAAVLTDDNRMIVIVIAVVAIAALVVAQLLVRQVLAAGEGTESMKKIAAAVQEGANAYLARQLRTLGIFAVIVFFLLMLLPADDWSQRLGRSVFFLVGALFSAATGYIGMRLAVRANVRVAAAAREATPAEGEPAKDLTAVAHKAMKIAFRTGGVVGMFTVGLGLLGASCVVLVYAADAPKVLEGFGLGAALIAMFMRVGGGIFTKAADVGADLVGKVEQGIPEDDPRNAATIADNVGDNVGDCAGMAADLFESYAVTLVAALILGKAAFGDLGLAFPLIVPAIGVVTAMIGIFAVAPRRADRSGMSAINRGFFISAVISLALVAAAVFAYLPSSYAELSGVTEPAIRGHEGDPRILALVAVAIGIVLAALIQQLTGYFTETTRRPVRDIGKSSLTGPATVVLAGISIGLESAVYTALLIGLGVYGAFLLGGTSIMLALFAVALAGTGLLTTVGVIVAMDTFGPVSDNAQGIAEMSGDVEGAGAQVLTDLDAVGNTTKAITKGIAIATAVLAAAALFGSYRDAIATAVAEVSAKAGEMGLSLDISQPNNLVGLVLGAAVVFLFSGLAINAVSRSAGSVVFEVRRQFREHPGIMDYSEKPEYGRVVDICTKDALRELATPGLLAVMAPIAVGFTLGVGALGSYLAGAIGTGTLMAVFLANSGGAWDNAKKLVEDGHHGGKGSEAHAATVIGDTVGDPFKDTAGPAINPLLKVMNLVALLIAPAVVQFSYGDDANAGVRAVIAALAIVVIVGAVYISKRRSVAVGDEGNAAERSSKSPDPAVVSQ, encoded by the coding sequence ATGGCGGGGCTCTTCAACCCAACCCTGACCGAACCCACTTCCCTTGCGGCCGCGGTACTCACCGATGACAACAGAATGATCGTAATTGTCATCGCGGTCGTCGCGATCGCGGCGCTGGTCGTCGCCCAGTTGCTGGTGCGTCAAGTGCTGGCGGCCGGTGAAGGCACCGAGTCCATGAAGAAGATCGCGGCAGCCGTCCAGGAAGGCGCAAACGCCTATCTGGCCCGGCAGTTGCGCACTCTCGGCATCTTCGCCGTGATCGTTTTCTTCCTGTTGATGCTGCTGCCGGCGGACGACTGGTCGCAGAGACTGGGACGTTCGGTCTTCTTCCTGGTCGGTGCGCTGTTCTCGGCCGCCACCGGATACATCGGCATGCGCCTCGCGGTGCGCGCGAATGTGCGCGTGGCCGCGGCGGCTCGTGAGGCGACCCCGGCCGAAGGCGAGCCGGCGAAGGATCTGACGGCCGTCGCGCACAAGGCAATGAAGATCGCTTTCCGCACCGGTGGTGTGGTGGGCATGTTCACGGTGGGCCTCGGCCTGCTCGGTGCCTCCTGCGTCGTCCTCGTCTACGCGGCGGACGCCCCCAAGGTCCTGGAGGGCTTCGGCCTCGGCGCCGCGCTGATCGCCATGTTCATGCGTGTCGGCGGTGGCATCTTCACCAAGGCCGCGGACGTCGGAGCGGACCTCGTCGGCAAGGTCGAGCAGGGCATCCCCGAGGACGACCCGCGCAACGCCGCGACCATCGCGGACAACGTCGGTGACAACGTGGGCGACTGCGCCGGCATGGCAGCCGACCTCTTCGAGTCGTACGCCGTCACGCTCGTCGCCGCCCTCATCCTGGGCAAGGCCGCCTTCGGCGATCTGGGGCTGGCCTTCCCGCTGATCGTCCCGGCGATCGGCGTGGTCACCGCGATGATCGGTATCTTCGCGGTCGCCCCGCGGCGCGCCGACCGCAGCGGGATGTCCGCCATCAACCGCGGCTTCTTCATCTCCGCGGTGATCTCGCTGGCCCTGGTGGCCGCGGCGGTGTTCGCCTACCTGCCGTCGTCGTACGCCGAGCTGAGCGGAGTCACCGAGCCCGCGATCAGGGGCCACGAGGGAGACCCGCGCATCCTCGCGCTGGTCGCCGTCGCCATCGGCATCGTGCTGGCCGCCCTGATCCAGCAGCTGACCGGGTACTTCACCGAGACCACCCGCCGCCCGGTCCGCGACATCGGCAAGTCCTCGCTCACCGGTCCGGCCACCGTCGTCCTCGCCGGTATCTCCATCGGGCTGGAATCCGCCGTCTACACCGCGCTGTTGATCGGTCTCGGCGTGTACGGGGCGTTCCTGCTCGGCGGTACGTCGATCATGCTCGCGCTGTTCGCCGTGGCCCTCGCCGGCACCGGACTCCTCACCACCGTCGGTGTCATCGTCGCCATGGACACCTTCGGGCCGGTCTCGGACAACGCCCAGGGCATCGCGGAGATGTCCGGCGACGTCGAGGGCGCGGGCGCCCAGGTCCTCACCGACCTGGACGCCGTCGGCAACACCACCAAGGCGATCACCAAGGGCATCGCCATCGCGACGGCCGTCCTCGCGGCGGCTGCGCTCTTCGGCTCGTACCGGGACGCGATCGCCACCGCGGTCGCGGAGGTGAGCGCCAAGGCCGGGGAGATGGGCCTGAGTCTGGACATCTCCCAGCCCAACAACCTGGTGGGTCTGGTCCTCGGCGCGGCCGTTGTCTTCCTGTTCTCCGGGCTGGCGATCAACGCCGTGTCCCGGTCCGCCGGTTCCGTGGTCTTCGAGGTGCGGCGGCAGTTCCGTGAGCACCCCGGGATCATGGACTACAGCGAGAAGCCGGAGTACGGACGCGTCGTCGACATCTGCACCAAGGACGCCCTGCGTGAGCTGGCCACACCGGGTCTGCTCGCCGTCATGGCGCCCATCGCGGTCGGCTTCACGCTCGGCGTCGGCGCCCTCGGCTCGTATCTCGCCGGCGCGATCGGCACGGGCACCCTCATGGCCGTCTTCCTCGCCAACTCCGGTGGCGCGTGGGACAACGCCAAGAAGCTCGTCGAGGACGGGCACCACGGCGGAAAGGGCAGCGAGGCGCACGCGGCGACGGTGATCGGTGACACGGTCGGCGACCCGTTCAAGGACACCGCGGGCCCGGCGATCAACCCGTTGCTGAAGGTGATGAACCTCGTGGCGCTCCTCATCGCGCCCGCGGTGGTGCAGTTCAGTTACGGCGACGACGCCAACGCCGGCGTGCGGGCGGTGATCGCGGCCCTGGCGATCGTGGTCATCGTCGGTGCGGTGTACATCTCAAAGAGGCGGTCGGTCGCGGTGGGTGACGAAGGCAACGCCGCCGAGCGGTCGTCGAAGTCACCGGACCCGGCGGTCGTTTCGCAGTAG
- a CDS encoding DEAD/DEAH box helicase, which produces MAFNHLPAAMHDALGPLSVTPVTHSVPMAMNHRPRRPAESGETRPSPGTVLDRLTAGAGRAARITHTEHLPPRPGRHAVWPHRIRAEVINAIQQAGIEHPWAHQAAAAEHALDGESVVIATGTASGKSLAYLAPVLSALLDGSEAPNGRGTTALYLAPTKALAADQRRAVKELASPLGNRVRPAVYDGDTPVEEREWVRQYANYVLTNPDMLHRGILPSHPRWSSFLRSLRYVVIDECHTYRGVFGSHVAQVLRRLRRVCARYDAHPVFLLASATAADPAVAAGRLTGLPVTEVSDDASPRGELVFALWEPPLTELHGEKGAPVRRTATAETADLLTDLTVQGVRTVAFVRSRRGAELISVISQERLAEVDRALARRVAAYRGGYLPEERRALERALHSGELLGLAATTALELGVDVSGLDAVLISGYPGTRASLWQQAGRAGRSGQGALAVLVARDDPLDTFLVHHPEALFRQPVESTVLDPDNPYVLAPHLCAAAAELPLTERDLELFGPAAPGLLPQLESAGLLRRRTAGWYWTRRERAADLADIRGEGGRPVQIVEAATGRLLGTVDEPAAHTAVHDGAVHLHQGRTYLVKRLDLEDSVALVEEANPPYSTTARDTTSISVLETDTEIPWGAGRLCYGSVEVTNQVVSFLRRRLITGEVLGETKLDLPPRTLRTRAVWWTVTEDQLDAARVNPEQLGGALHAAEHASIGLLPLFATCDRWDIGGVSVPLHPDTLLPTVFVYDGHPGGAGFAERAFHTAREWLGATLEAIASCECEAGCPSCIQSPKCGNGNDPLHKRAAVRLLTVLLRDAPGAPGAGPPDPRSASDASDASGRKAETTGEPLGRQGDPAATQDPTPGAPEA; this is translated from the coding sequence ATGGCATTCAATCACTTACCAGCAGCCATGCACGACGCCTTGGGACCATTGTCCGTCACGCCGGTGACACACTCGGTCCCGATGGCCATGAATCACCGACCCAGACGACCCGCCGAGAGCGGGGAAACCCGCCCCTCCCCGGGTACGGTCCTCGACCGGCTCACCGCGGGGGCGGGCCGGGCTGCGCGCATCACTCATACGGAGCACTTGCCCCCCAGGCCGGGCCGCCATGCAGTCTGGCCGCACCGTATCCGGGCGGAAGTGATCAACGCCATCCAGCAGGCCGGGATCGAACACCCCTGGGCCCACCAGGCAGCCGCCGCCGAGCACGCCCTGGACGGCGAGTCGGTCGTGATCGCCACCGGAACCGCCTCCGGCAAGTCCCTCGCCTACCTCGCGCCGGTCCTCAGCGCCCTGCTGGACGGCTCGGAGGCGCCCAACGGACGGGGCACCACCGCCCTCTACCTGGCCCCGACGAAGGCCCTCGCCGCCGACCAGCGCCGCGCGGTGAAGGAGCTCGCGTCGCCGCTGGGCAACCGTGTGCGACCGGCCGTGTACGACGGTGACACCCCCGTCGAGGAGCGGGAGTGGGTCCGCCAGTACGCGAACTACGTCCTGACCAACCCGGACATGCTGCACCGGGGCATCCTCCCGTCACATCCCCGCTGGTCCTCCTTCCTGCGTTCCCTGCGCTACGTCGTGATCGACGAGTGCCACACCTACCGCGGGGTCTTCGGGTCCCACGTCGCCCAGGTGCTCCGCCGGCTGCGCCGGGTGTGCGCCCGCTACGACGCGCATCCGGTGTTCCTCCTGGCCTCGGCGACGGCCGCCGACCCCGCCGTCGCCGCCGGCCGTCTGACCGGTCTGCCCGTCACCGAGGTCTCGGACGACGCCTCGCCCCGGGGTGAGCTGGTCTTCGCGCTCTGGGAGCCACCGCTCACCGAGCTGCACGGCGAGAAGGGGGCCCCGGTGCGCCGTACGGCCACCGCGGAGACGGCGGACCTCCTGACCGACCTGACCGTCCAGGGCGTCCGCACGGTCGCCTTCGTGCGCTCACGGCGGGGCGCCGAGCTGATCTCGGTCATCAGCCAGGAGCGCCTGGCCGAGGTGGACCGGGCCCTCGCACGGCGTGTCGCCGCGTACCGGGGCGGTTACCTGCCCGAGGAACGTCGCGCCCTGGAGCGTGCCCTGCACTCGGGCGAACTGCTCGGGCTGGCCGCCACCACCGCGTTGGAACTGGGCGTCGACGTGTCCGGCCTGGACGCGGTCCTGATCTCCGGCTACCCCGGTACCCGCGCCTCGCTCTGGCAGCAGGCGGGCCGGGCCGGCCGCTCGGGACAGGGTGCCCTCGCGGTGCTGGTCGCCCGCGACGACCCGCTGGACACCTTCCTCGTCCACCATCCCGAGGCGCTGTTCCGGCAGCCCGTGGAGTCCACGGTCCTCGACCCGGACAACCCCTACGTCCTGGCACCGCACCTCTGCGCGGCCGCTGCGGAGCTGCCCCTGACGGAGCGGGACCTGGAACTGTTCGGCCCGGCCGCCCCCGGGTTGCTGCCGCAGCTGGAGAGCGCGGGGCTGCTGCGCAGGCGCACCGCCGGCTGGTACTGGACCCGCCGGGAGCGGGCAGCCGACCTCGCGGACATCCGCGGCGAGGGCGGGCGGCCCGTCCAGATCGTCGAGGCCGCCACCGGCCGGCTGCTCGGCACGGTCGACGAACCGGCGGCCCACACCGCCGTCCACGACGGCGCCGTGCATCTCCACCAGGGTCGTACGTACCTGGTGAAGCGGCTGGACCTGGAGGACTCCGTCGCCCTCGTCGAGGAGGCGAACCCGCCCTACTCCACCACCGCCCGGGACACCACCTCCATCTCCGTCCTCGAGACCGACACCGAGATCCCGTGGGGCGCCGGCCGTCTCTGCTACGGCTCCGTCGAGGTCACCAACCAGGTCGTCTCCTTCCTGCGCCGGAGGCTGATCACCGGTGAGGTGCTCGGCGAGACCAAGCTCGACCTGCCGCCGCGCACCCTGCGCACCCGTGCCGTGTGGTGGACCGTGACCGAGGACCAGCTGGACGCCGCCCGGGTGAACCCGGAGCAGCTGGGCGGGGCACTCCACGCCGCCGAGCACGCCTCCATCGGGCTCCTCCCGCTCTTCGCCACCTGCGACCGCTGGGACATCGGCGGGGTCTCCGTACCGCTGCACCCGGACACCCTGCTGCCGACCGTGTTCGTCTACGACGGGCACCCCGGTGGTGCGGGTTTCGCCGAGCGGGCCTTCCACACGGCCCGTGAGTGGCTCGGCGCGACCCTGGAGGCCATCGCCTCCTGCGAGTGCGAGGCGGGCTGTCCGTCCTGCATCCAGTCCCCCAAGTGCGGCAACGGCAACGACCCGCTCCACAAGCGCGCCGCCGTCCGCCTGCTCACCGTCCTCCTGAGGGATGCCCCGGGCGCTCCCGGTGCCGGCCCCCCTGACCCGCGAAGCGCCTCGGACGCCTCGGACGCCTCGGGCCGGAAAGCGGAGACGACCGGGGAGCCATTGGGCCGCCAGGGGGATCCGGCAGCCACGCAGGACCCGACCCCGGGCGCCCCCGAGGCCTGA
- a CDS encoding ATP-binding protein, translated as MATVELRFSAQPEHVRTARLVAAAVARRARVDEAVLDEVRLAVGEACSRAVGLHRSHGVTAPVRVLLTEEEKSFSIEVGDEVPVSGVPAGAGAGKHGSGSGDDHEDADGRDQMGLAVISGLVDDVEVTTGEHGGVIRMTWPTNPATIVS; from the coding sequence ATGGCCACCGTTGAACTCCGCTTCAGTGCTCAGCCCGAGCACGTCAGGACGGCCCGCCTCGTGGCGGCCGCCGTGGCGCGGCGCGCACGGGTGGACGAGGCGGTGCTGGACGAGGTCAGGCTCGCCGTCGGCGAGGCGTGCAGCCGTGCCGTCGGGCTGCACCGCAGTCATGGCGTCACGGCTCCCGTGCGCGTCCTGCTCACCGAGGAGGAGAAGTCCTTCTCGATCGAGGTCGGCGACGAGGTGCCGGTTTCCGGTGTCCCCGCGGGCGCCGGGGCAGGGAAGCACGGCTCCGGTTCCGGTGACGACCACGAGGACGCCGACGGGCGGGACCAGATGGGGCTCGCGGTGATCAGCGGTCTCGTCGACGACGTGGAGGTGACGACGGGTGAGCACGGAGGTGTCATCCGGATGACCTGGCCGACGAATCCGGCCACGATCGTGTCATGA
- a CDS encoding small secreted protein, with the protein MKVNKKLAAAVSGGAVLVLALTGCSDEDDSGKVDAWAKSVCDKAQPQIQKRADAQQAIISTAVDGKPADIQAADSKAFQDIADANKALASAVQAAGSPPGEGQEQLRQDAVKELNATATAYLDLKKKVDALDPKNQQKFADGLQDVANGLKKIQKMDQVALGKLQSGDLGRAMGKQKGCQRTKPSATASTGTGGGASEPGSKPSNAAGPSKSAGSAEPEASKGTSE; encoded by the coding sequence GTGAAGGTGAACAAGAAGCTCGCGGCCGCCGTGTCCGGCGGTGCGGTGCTGGTGCTCGCGCTGACGGGCTGCAGCGACGAAGACGACAGCGGCAAGGTGGACGCCTGGGCGAAGAGCGTCTGCGACAAGGCACAGCCGCAGATCCAGAAGCGGGCCGACGCCCAGCAGGCGATCATCTCGACCGCCGTCGACGGCAAGCCCGCCGACATACAGGCGGCCGACTCCAAGGCCTTCCAGGACATCGCCGACGCCAACAAGGCGCTGGCCTCCGCGGTGCAGGCCGCCGGCTCCCCACCCGGTGAGGGCCAGGAGCAGCTCCGGCAGGACGCGGTCAAGGAGCTCAACGCGACCGCGACGGCGTACCTCGACCTCAAGAAGAAGGTCGACGCGCTCGACCCGAAGAACCAGCAGAAGTTCGCGGACGGCCTGCAGGACGTCGCGAACGGGCTGAAGAAGATCCAGAAGATGGACCAGGTCGCGCTCGGCAAGCTGCAGTCCGGCGATCTGGGCAGGGCGATGGGGAAGCAGAAGGGCTGCCAGCGGACGAAGCCGTCGGCGACCGCTTCCACCGGCACGGGCGGCGGTGCCTCCGAGCCCGGCAGCAAGCCGTCGAATGCCGCCGGCCCGTCGAAGTCGGCCGGATCCGCCGAGCCCGAGGCGTCGAAGGGGACCTCCGAGTAG
- a CDS encoding type II secretion system F family protein, which produces MTTAAMYAVVCAGAAACLTVGRDEGLRRARLVLASGVAVRPDARWPWERWRRSVGRFRREWLCLPAGAFLAVLGESVLPLIAGAVAVPLVGRRLRASEHGRTRDGRAGAVIALCGVVAGELRAGSQPGQALRTAGRITGALGAAEAAVLAAARFGGDVPTELRRASGEPGAEGLAGLAACWLVAVDSGAGLAAGIDRLEAALRAEQEQRESLRAQLAGAWSTVVVLALLPGIGLALGWALGADPVRVLLHSPAGLGCLLVGGLLEAVGLYWATRIVRAGGGRG; this is translated from the coding sequence ATGACGACCGCGGCGATGTATGCGGTCGTGTGCGCGGGGGCTGCCGCCTGTCTGACGGTCGGCCGGGACGAAGGACTGCGAAGGGCGCGGCTGGTGCTGGCGTCCGGCGTCGCCGTGCGACCGGACGCCCGCTGGCCCTGGGAGCGCTGGCGGCGATCCGTGGGTCGGTTTCGGCGCGAATGGCTGTGCCTGCCGGCGGGCGCTTTCCTGGCTGTGCTCGGCGAGTCGGTGCTGCCGCTCATCGCGGGTGCGGTGGCGGTTCCCCTGGTGGGGCGGCGGCTGAGGGCGTCCGAGCACGGAAGGACGAGGGACGGCAGAGCCGGTGCGGTGATCGCTCTGTGCGGCGTTGTCGCGGGGGAGTTGAGGGCCGGCAGCCAGCCGGGACAGGCACTGCGGACCGCGGGCCGGATCACCGGGGCGCTGGGTGCCGCGGAGGCGGCGGTGCTGGCGGCCGCCCGGTTCGGCGGGGACGTGCCGACGGAGCTGAGGCGTGCGTCCGGTGAACCGGGTGCAGAGGGGCTGGCCGGGTTGGCCGCCTGCTGGCTCGTCGCCGTGGACAGTGGGGCGGGTCTGGCGGCGGGAATCGACCGGCTCGAGGCCGCTCTCAGAGCCGAGCAGGAGCAACGGGAGTCGCTGAGGGCACAGTTGGCCGGGGCATGGTCGACGGTCGTGGTGCTGGCGTTGCTCCCGGGGATCGGACTGGCACTGGGCTGGGCGCTCGGCGCCGATCCCGTGCGCGTCCTGCTGCACAGCCCCGCAGGGCTGGGCTGTCTGCTGGTCGGCGGACTGCTGGAAGCCGTCGGACTGTACTGGGCGACGCGCATCGTACGGGCGGGGGGCGGCCGTGGGTGA
- a CDS encoding TadA family conjugal transfer-associated ATPase, protein MTSVLLEAVRQRLAESGAEPTPARVAAALRAQGRLLGDAEVLGAAEELRCELVGTGPLEPLLADPAVTDVLVSAPDRVWVDRGCGLRLTEVCFPDAAAVRRLAQRLAAVAGRRLDDARPWVDARLPDGTRMHAVLPPVAVGSTCLSLRVVRPRAFSLHELMAAGTVPPGGDRLFTALIEARVSYLISGGTGSGKTTLLSTLLGLVGEHERIVLAEDSAELRPDHPHVVRLESRPANQEGAGLVTLRDLVRQALRMRPDRLVVGEVRGSEVTDLLAALNTGHDGGCGTVHANTAADVPARLEALGTAAGLDRAALHSQLAAALSVVVHLVRRRDGGRRVAEIHVLERDAAGLVVTVPALRWGAAHFVRERGWERLRSLIGGSR, encoded by the coding sequence GTGACGTCGGTCCTTCTGGAAGCGGTACGGCAACGGCTCGCCGAGAGCGGGGCCGAGCCCACTCCGGCCAGGGTGGCCGCGGCGCTGCGGGCGCAGGGACGGCTGCTCGGCGACGCGGAGGTCCTCGGCGCCGCCGAGGAACTGCGATGCGAACTGGTCGGCACCGGGCCCCTGGAGCCACTCCTCGCCGACCCCGCCGTGACCGATGTGCTGGTCTCGGCGCCCGACCGGGTGTGGGTCGACCGGGGTTGCGGACTCCGGCTCACCGAGGTGTGCTTCCCCGACGCGGCAGCGGTGCGTCGGCTGGCGCAGCGGCTCGCGGCGGTGGCGGGAAGGCGGCTGGACGACGCCCGTCCCTGGGTGGACGCCAGGCTGCCCGACGGCACGCGGATGCACGCGGTGCTGCCTCCCGTGGCGGTCGGATCCACCTGTCTGTCGCTGCGGGTGGTCCGGCCGAGGGCCTTCTCGCTGCACGAGCTGATGGCGGCCGGCACGGTACCGCCGGGCGGCGACCGGCTGTTCACTGCATTGATCGAGGCCAGGGTCTCGTATCTGATCAGCGGTGGCACCGGCTCAGGCAAGACGACGCTGCTGTCCACCCTGTTGGGACTGGTGGGCGAGCACGAGCGCATCGTGCTCGCGGAGGACTCCGCGGAACTGCGTCCCGACCATCCGCACGTCGTGCGCCTCGAATCCCGTCCGGCCAACCAGGAGGGCGCGGGTCTGGTCACCCTTCGCGACCTCGTGCGCCAGGCGCTTCGAATGCGTCCGGACCGGCTGGTCGTCGGGGAGGTGCGCGGTTCCGAAGTGACCGACCTGCTGGCGGCGTTGAACACCGGTCACGACGGCGGCTGCGGGACCGTCCACGCCAACACGGCCGCGGACGTCCCGGCGCGGCTCGAGGCCCTCGGGACGGCGGCCGGGCTCGACCGGGCGGCACTGCACAGCCAGTTGGCAGCCGCACTGTCGGTCGTGGTGCATCTCGTACGGCGGCGGGACGGCGGGCGCCGGGTTGCCGAGATCCACGTGCTGGAGCGGGACGCGGCCGGGCTCGTGGTCACCGTGCCGGCGCTGCGGTGGGGTGCGGCGCACTTCGTCCGTGAACGAGGCTGGGAGCGACTGCGGTCCCTGATCGGGGGGTCTCGATGA
- a CDS encoding Rv3654c family TadE-like protein → MRSRDRGSATVWVAMAACAMCAVFAVVLAMGQAVVARHRAGAAADLAALAAADRALEGAGPACAWAVHVARAQGAVVVRCAVAGEIADVTAGAALGPYRPEVRSRAGPPAPSSPPVPAPPDTARS, encoded by the coding sequence ATGAGGAGCCGCGACAGGGGCTCGGCGACCGTATGGGTGGCCATGGCGGCGTGCGCGATGTGCGCGGTCTTCGCCGTGGTGCTCGCCATGGGGCAGGCGGTCGTCGCCCGTCACCGTGCGGGTGCCGCCGCCGACCTCGCTGCGCTCGCCGCGGCCGACCGGGCGCTGGAAGGCGCCGGACCGGCATGTGCCTGGGCGGTACATGTGGCCCGGGCACAAGGGGCGGTGGTCGTGCGGTGCGCGGTGGCCGGTGAGATCGCCGACGTGACGGCCGGCGCCGCCCTCGGCCCGTACCGGCCGGAGGTCAGATCCCGCGCCGGCCCGCCGGCCCCGTCCAGCCCGCCGGTGCCCGCGCCGCCGGACACCGCCCGCTCGTAG
- a CDS encoding TadE family type IV pilus minor pilin, translating into MGSSDTSEVSGTAASVLRGSCRGADRGSVTAEAAVAVPALVVFTMALVWALMAASAQIQCVDAARAGARAAARSEPEAAALSAARSAAPAGSKISLGRDGDLWRVRVESASPGPAAAALTLTAEAVALAEDAVGGGEP; encoded by the coding sequence ATGGGCAGTTCTGACACCTCCGAGGTCTCCGGCACCGCGGCGTCCGTGCTCCGGGGCTCCTGCCGTGGAGCCGACCGGGGATCCGTCACGGCAGAGGCCGCGGTGGCAGTGCCCGCGCTGGTGGTGTTCACGATGGCGCTCGTCTGGGCGCTGATGGCGGCGTCGGCGCAGATCCAGTGCGTGGACGCCGCCAGGGCGGGCGCGCGGGCGGCCGCCCGTTCGGAGCCGGAGGCCGCGGCCCTCTCGGCCGCCCGTTCGGCGGCACCGGCCGGTTCGAAGATCTCCTTGGGCAGGGACGGGGACCTCTGGCGGGTGCGGGTCGAGTCGGCGAGCCCCGGTCCCGCGGCAGCGGCCCTCACTCTGACGGCCGAAGCCGTCGCTCTGGCGGAGGACGCGGTGGGGGGCGGCGAACCATGA
- a CDS encoding type II secretion system F family protein, translating into MGDEFLRILGIAVPPAAAAAWTVRRLRRRQARRRLHALLGPGAARHGTLRRRRPVRAPAWVGPWAAPVVAVFTGWVVAGGITGCLLGLAGAYGLRRWQRGRARDRAAGASERRVSDQLPLAAELLAACLSAGAGPGEAALAVGQSLGGPVGERLEQTAAELRLGSEPARAWGRFGEIPGASGLARCLEQAAATGAPAAEPVARLAAGLRAEKVRIAASRAQRAQVLITAPVGLCFLPAFLAIGVAPVVIGLATGLLHGNGGD; encoded by the coding sequence GTGGGTGACGAGTTCCTCAGGATCCTGGGCATCGCTGTTCCGCCGGCCGCGGCGGCGGCCTGGACGGTGCGGCGGCTCCGTCGTCGGCAGGCACGCAGGCGGCTCCACGCACTCCTTGGGCCGGGCGCCGCGCGGCACGGGACTTTGCGCCGTCGGCGGCCTGTACGCGCGCCGGCATGGGTGGGGCCGTGGGCGGCCCCGGTCGTGGCGGTGTTCACCGGCTGGGTCGTAGCCGGGGGCATCACCGGGTGTCTGCTGGGGCTTGCCGGAGCGTACGGCCTGCGGAGGTGGCAGCGGGGCCGCGCACGGGACAGGGCGGCGGGCGCCTCGGAGAGGAGGGTTTCCGACCAACTGCCGCTCGCCGCGGAGCTGCTGGCCGCCTGCCTCTCTGCGGGAGCCGGGCCAGGCGAGGCGGCGCTCGCGGTCGGCCAGTCGCTCGGCGGACCGGTCGGGGAGCGACTGGAGCAGACGGCGGCCGAGCTTCGGCTGGGAAGCGAACCGGCGCGGGCCTGGGGGAGGTTCGGGGAGATTCCGGGGGCGTCGGGACTCGCCCGCTGTCTTGAGCAGGCAGCCGCGACGGGAGCACCCGCCGCGGAGCCGGTCGCCCGGCTGGCTGCGGGGCTCCGGGCGGAGAAGGTCCGCATCGCGGCCTCCCGGGCGCAGCGCGCCCAGGTGCTGATCACGGCACCGGTGGGGCTCTGCTTTCTGCCCGCCTTCCTCGCGATCGGGGTGGCCCCCGTCGTGATCGGCCTGGCCACGGGGCTGCTGCACGGCAACGGCGGCGACTGA
- a CDS encoding DUF4244 domain-containing protein yields MSVTDVNTQGAVSTGARSADFARTRAASRTRDVLTRARDRLSGRLPRGDAGMTTSEYAMGTIAACAFAAALYQVITSDTVSTALESIIGKALNGQF; encoded by the coding sequence ATGAGCGTGACCGATGTGAACACCCAGGGAGCGGTATCCACCGGGGCGAGGTCTGCGGACTTCGCACGCACCAGGGCCGCGTCCCGGACCAGGGACGTCCTCACCAGGGCGCGTGACCGGCTCTCGGGCCGGCTCCCGCGGGGCGATGCCGGAATGACGACCTCGGAGTACGCGATGGGCACGATCGCGGCATGCGCCTTCGCAGCGGCTCTCTATCAGGTGATCACCAGCGACACGGTCTCCACGGCACTCGAATCGATCATTGGGAAGGCGCTCAATGGGCAGTTCTGA
- a CDS encoding STAS domain-containing protein, translated as MDLSLSTRNVSGPGGDRTVVEVGGEIDVYTAPKLREQLVELVNDGSYHLVVDMEGVDFLDSTGLGVLVGGLKRVRAHEGSLRLVCNQERILKIFRITGLTKVFPIHTTVDEAVAATD; from the coding sequence GTGGACCTGTCCCTGTCGACTCGCAATGTGTCCGGCCCTGGCGGCGACCGCACGGTCGTCGAGGTCGGTGGCGAGATTGATGTGTATACCGCGCCCAAGCTGCGCGAGCAGTTGGTCGAGTTGGTGAACGACGGCAGCTACCACCTGGTTGTCGACATGGAGGGCGTGGACTTCCTCGACTCGACCGGCCTCGGCGTGCTCGTGGGCGGTCTGAAGCGCGTACGCGCGCATGAAGGCTCGCTGCGCCTGGTCTGCAACCAGGAGCGCATTCTCAAGATCTTCCGGATCACTGGTCTGACCAAGGTGTTCCCCATTCACACCACGGTCGACGAGGCCGTCGCGGCGACCGACTGA